The Drosophila innubila isolate TH190305 chromosome 2L unlocalized genomic scaffold, UK_Dinn_1.0 4_B_2L, whole genome shotgun sequence genome segment atcgagattaactttgttttttgtttatacaataATTATGCATGCTTTCAACTTACTTGGCTAAGAGGAATTGACTAAGAAATTGTACGAAATTATTGAAACAAGGTCGTTGCTATCGATTGAAAGAACTCCAAGCATTTGCCAAACagaatacaatataataagaTTTATTGGATATGTCTCAGTGATCAGATAAACATTTGGCAAATTGCTCGAGAGGAAAATCGTAACGGAAGCATTAAATTCACGTTGTCgaactaaaattaatattacacaaaatacatgtacatatatcgaaatataattatagctaatttactaaaaaaaagttgacaaataatataatttacatagGGATTTGAGGGGAACCCCCGAATAACAACATAATGATCAGCTTTAATTTCTCGTTGAAGTCGAAAATAATTCGCGCAGATGAAATTGCAAGGGTtttcaatgtattttaataataacaacacacAGCCAACCAGAGGTAAAGTTGTGAGGCCAGTTTACAGTATAATCTCTGTGGAGCGACGTTGGAGCGGATCACCTAAAACCGGTGAGAATTTTGTTGTATTGGTAACACCGTTGTGACTGGTAACAGTGGTCAATGTCAGTTGCGGTTGCTTGGCCACAGTGATGACGCTGGGCGTCAGGGTGAGTGTGGCGGTGGAGCTATCATTGCTACCTGTTGGCGCAGCCGGTGGACGTGGCAATATGGGTGTGAGTGGCATGCGACGCTTGACAGGTGTATCCTGCAGCACCGCCGATTTGCGGATGGTTTGCTGCAACAATGCGTTAACATCGATTGCTGGCCAGGCGACCAGCGAAGCACTTCGTCATAAATGCGAGTCCAGCGGCGAAGAGCTACGTTTGAGACGTATATGTTTGCTCCAATGCTTGTTGTgattgctgctactgctgctgctgcagtgtGGTTGCTCCTCTTTGGCAGTGGTTGCTGCACCACCTACTGTGGATGACAACGAAAAGTACTCGGCGGATTGACTAAGCGATGAGGCATCCGCATCGGTGATGCCATCGCCATCATGATCATCGGCTATTTCACTGCGCATCGTGTGCTCCTGTGTGCTTAGTGGTGTCAAAGTGCTGCTGTGCATCTCCTCCTGCGTTGGCGTGCTCACAATTGTATGATCCGCTGCCGTGCAGAAGGATTCACGCTGTCCAGTGgtctcgtcatcatcatcatcatcatcctcatcgcCAGCATACTCCTCCTCATCTGCATCCCCATCGTCGTTGCTGCAGCGACCACAACAACAGGCGTTTGTGTGGCAGGAGCAAAAGCTTTTCAAACTGCTCTGTTCATTCGTCAAGCAGCGATGACAGTCGGCGGAAACGGTCAGCGCATGTGCCCGATCCTCGTCCAAACTGCTGCAGGAGCTGGTGCGCGCCTGATCACAGCTACAACTGGAGCAACgtgagcagctgctgcaataATCCAGCATAGCGTTGGGCACAAAACGTTTACGCTTAATCCGGACGCACTCATTGCGAGCTGGAGCGGCGCCAGCAAATGCGCGTGCTGTGCTGCTGGAGCTGCTGCCAATAGCGGGTGTTAGCTGCTCCTCATCCTCCGGCTGTATGCACAAACGcacatcattattatcatcatcctcgtcgtcgtcgtcgtcgcgtGACAACTCATCCGTTTCGATGGTGGTATTGGAGTTAAGGGAACCACGTCGACGCTGACGATGCAGCTCACACAGCGGTATTAGATTCATGGGCGCACCGCCACCCTCGCTTGCCACCttatatggaaaattagaAGTCGctgtgctgctgttgttctcCGTAACAGTTGCCGCATCAATCTCAATGGCAATCGCAGCTGAATGCAGTTGCGGACGATGCTCCTCGCTTGTGTTTGTGTCCACGGAAGACTTGCTGGGTTGCAGTGGTTTATTGTGGTGCTgatgctttttgtttttgtggtgAACTGGAAGCGGACCGTGCTTAGAATGTGACtcttgatgatgatgacgacgctTTGTCTCATAGTGATGGTGATGGCaatgatgatgacaatgatgatgatgcgttGTCGTCACATGGTCACAATGACAGCTGCTCATGCAACAGCAACGCTCCACAGATGTCTGTGTGGCATTGTGACGCTTGCGTCGatggcagcaacaaatgcGTGACGCACGTGGACCTTTTGTGCCATTGGAAAGCATTGGATTATTGGGCTTATGTACAATGACCACCTCTAAAGCATCCAGAGCAATGGCCACTGCAGCCGTCGGATTGCTATCCAGTTGGCTCTGACTTTTGCCACTTCCCCCGGGACGTGGCagcagcttgttgttgttgttgttgtgatgatGGTACTGAAAGGCGCGATTGTCATGACACTGACCAAAATCCAGCACCTTAAAGTGTTCATTGTCGGCACGAGCTGTTAACAGGTGATCATCGCCGCTGCTGCTCAATGTGATCGGTTGCGATAATTGTCGCTCCTCAGAATGCGAAGTGTGCAGATCGTGTTCaagttcgtgttgttgttcttgttgattttgttgttgttgttgttgttgttcttcggGGGCAAACTGCTAATCGCCACGTCTCAAATCACGCGGTTTCGTATTGTTGCGATAGATCCACACCTGCAGCAATATGGCTATATCCAGGCTGACCTGTAAATTGATCGattgattataaattatgtatGACTCTTTCAATTAATCGCATAGTTTTTCAACTATAGTTTCCTAATCTTACTGTTTGGTTCGAgctttagttaaattttttctctgtttcttttgacttttttttataataaaataaagtcccaattgttaaaaaaatcttcctttaaattatgatttattatttgacgattattagcatttaaatttttttaaatttcaattgaaattgaaattgttgtttaacAGAAACCaacagtttaatttttagtacccGATCTGAGaccgaaataaattctctgtcaaaACAATATACCGAATCGTTggtacggttgtggttaaAGAGTTGACCGACTTtcagctgtcataacttgatcaaaactaagccgattttcaaatggaatgtaattttgatcatgatttggactctaagttcatttagcatttaaattttaataatttagaaaatttaattattatcaacCAAggttcgattttgatgctaagggtcccccctttgaaatattgaaaattcaaaatttttaatcttaagtttacacttttagtcaactccttacatcgcaattagtatgaaacaacactttgaacttgattctgagacctttcattttttttttaaatcataaagagttgaacaaaaatttggacttgtaaaatgGCTAGATctgcagtctgaccaactttaaactgtcataaattgatcaaatatgaaccgattttcaagcggaatatcattttgatcatgatttggcttctaaatacattctgcattcaaatatttttaaattcgttaaaaaatatttttttcttttgatctagctatttatttcgatgtcatatttcttataaaacgacatcttaacattttaaaatgtttcaaaattgatttgttgtactgttacgtaccggtactgataccggaaccgaaagaaaaataccgaaatataaccttttaccgaaatagttattttgggacgtaccggaaccgaaacctatatttgtttcggtttgattccctgattttttatatacggttttttgtgaaaactcgaaaaatttaacaaaaacttAGTCTTTTTTTGAAATGCTGGGTTTGTGAAATTAACTTAAGAGTTTCTGGATAGTCATTTGTGATATCTTTTTTTGAGTCAAAGTCTCAAATATTAGCGATTAGCAacctttattaaaagtaacaTACATACCTGCAGCGTGCCACAAATCCAGAACTGCGATGGTGCATTTCTTGCAATAAAGTAACCAGTCTTGAACATATCACCGAGCGTCCACATTATCACCATGTGTATGCTCATACCATATGTTGATTTATTCTTAAAGTTGCGCAGAAACTGCGGTGCACCTGCATGATAAAAATAGGATGTATCGggcattattaaaattcattaaatttgtttaattttgttaaagcttTACCCAGCATGGCCTCTGTAAAGACGGCCACAAAGCCCATGGATTCCATAAACCAGTGAACGGGTAGCATGAGATATGTGATGGCAGCGCCAACGGCCCAAACCACGAGCATCATGTCCAGATACGATTGAAAGTCTGTCCAGTTCCAAAAGTACTTGAAATCCAGATCTGAAATTGTTAAGAAATaagattaataaatattaaatatattcaatagaaatattatactaattttctatttttgtaagtatatacccgaatatatatttataatatctaAAATGTAGGCTTAAAGTCATTACTGTTTTAGGAATATAATtaagacagaaaaaaaaaaaatgttttcaaaagtGTTATACACCAACTATCTGTTACACTGCCAATGATATAAAGCTCAAAACCTATGCTAACTTAAGAGAAAACTTACTATTATCGTTCGAAAActatttgaaacatttttaggttcatataaaaattattataaatattataaaataataaaaatacttcaGCCTTGACAAATTGTTATAGATCGTTAACTTTTATAGGACAATTGTTGTACAGAACTAACTTTACTATATGTAGTTAAATAGTTGTTAGCATACCAAGTTATTCAGTTGCTTGAAAAGCAATccttattattgttgctcaCTTTTCAGCGTcgcatgcacacacacaatcacataCACAGTAGGGTCAAGAAGCCTAAGGCGTGCCCCTATAATTAGTTCAGGCAGGCGCCTGTTCATTGATCAATTTACGGCCTTTGTTTCCGCCTACTAACCCAGTTTATCTTATTGCCTTGCGAGGGTCGATTGATAAAGGTGAAAGTAAATGAGCAAATGCTAAAATACTGTAAATGGCGCGTAAAGATAAAGATAGAATAGAAgaagcataataaaaatagaaggAGAAATCGTTGCGtcgattgaaattgaaacggGGCGCGTCTTGTGTGCTTTACCGTACTGTACACTGTGGCTATAACATGTCAGGCAGCGTCTACATTAACGAACTGTCGCTGTCACGAACGAATTGCGCGAAAAACTTTTCATTGAAAGCTGCACCTCAAATTTGTTGACCTGTGTGCTCGACTTACCATTCAAATAATGCCTGGAACGAGCACGTTTCAAAACGCCTGCATCCGTGGAAACCGAGGCGGCGATATCCGTGTCCGTCAACACTTTTGGCAACTGCACGTCGTCACCTAAAGGTCAAAATGTTGGCCGAGAATTTAAATGTGAGCATGAATCAAAATGAAGATTTCAATATAACTTACCCCTCAGCGTGTGCTCTCGCGTATTCGCATTCATGCGCTTCACCTTCACACAGAGATGGATCATTAGGAACATGGTGACGTTCATGACAACGCTTTGCACCAGTAATGGAAGCTCATAGCGGCTGGAAAACCTGCAAAAGATTAATATCATATATTAGTTAATGGCACTATAATTGGTATATACTATGCACAGTGTCACTAAATCAATGTAAGGTAacttttatagataaaaatgaGAGAGGGAGACTTCTTTTTCtgtcttaatttttacaatattaaaatataaaataacttaataaCCATACAACCCTAAAAATTGCAATGTCTTAGAAAGCcacacttttacttttttttatcaaaataattagcttaaatttttaataaaaagtcttaaaaagcttttttttacattttttttaaataagtgtaATTGGatcaataacattttaaaatttttaaaactctttcTAACCGCTATCCACTGTACTTGTATTTCATTCTCAAATGattcatacattttttgaatACCTAGTTCTAAAGtaagttattattaatttaaaacaagtcttaaaaaaaaaagaatgttcATGGCTTTTTGTTAAATCGTACTTAAACGATTTATAATAGGACATCGTCAGTTGCTTAGAGATTTGTACACTGTAATCACaatgattaattataaaatatgtttaacgaaataaattgacaaccattttgagaaaattatgatttatgtATGCGTAAAATCTACAAAATATGCTTGGgtagaaaattgattttgcgcTTTAAAAGGCggcaaaaagaaatataagtttattttaaacctCGAGCTAAGGGTCGGCGTCAAGTGAAACTGTCATAAATTTGACAGACGACAAGTGTCGGGCCTACAACAAAGGAAGAACTGGAACGTGTTGAACATTTGGCAAAGCACCAAACCAACATAAGTTAAGctaaaaaaggcaacaaaaagcCAACCGACTACGCATTAGTTGGTGATTTGTTTGTGACGATTGGAAGTGCCATTAAAAGCGCTCTAAATGCTTGGCtttgtgtttgtctgtctgcGATAAGTTTCCAGTTCTGTCACACTCCATTATAATGTTGCTACAtgcgtaaatatgtatatataaatatattattgtacATAAATGTCAGATACGTGGCAGTCAAATGAGGTGCGCCCAAAAGTAGactatatttttcataacCACACGATAACAAGTTTGGCATTTTAGtattggttttggttttttgtttggcaTGTCGTTTGCAgagtaaaattgaattataagtCCTGCCATTTAATGCCGTTTCATTATTGGGGCCAATCCCACGCAAATTGGCAACACAACTAGCTCTAAATGACATGCATAAATGGCCAACACAGCAAATACatatttgcaaattgttgttggaCTGTTGTTTTGTAGATTGTGACTAAGATATTACCACGGAGTTGTCTGTCGATTTTGACAGCGAATAAAGTTGTCCTACAGCAAATAATGTGCTGTACaatagaattaaatataataattgaaattataattagcgccatatatatattactaaGTTTTCCAAAGAACTAAATATAGgtaagatttaataaaaatttgctgaaatataattataataattaaatcaaaaaatgcaatataaatcaaaaacaacacttgcagcataattaaattaataatcgCATGCACAACCCAATTGGTTTTGATTTGATAGTCATCAAAGACAATcgtatacattttaattacaataattatatcGAATAAAACACGTTTATTTGTGTTTAACTACTAAAAACGTTTGTCTCTCTGTATAACAGTTATGTTCTATGAATCTGTATATATCAGTTGCATTACTTTCTAACCGCTCTAATCAAATTTAACGCTGGCTTGACTTGGCCAACAACTGCGATGTGCAACGTTGTTGACACATCCAGTCATAACTTGATTCACGCTGCACAAATACCTACCCCGCACAATCATACCCACTCCTATTTTCCATTTCCTTAACAATTCTGGtcttgtatattttattcattttgcgatggcaacaaatattaaaactgtaaatattttattgctgcggagaaacatataaaaatggtaaaaacacgaatgaataaaataaagaaaatgtatattGAATGCAAGAGAGGAAGTTAAGATAACAAGAAGGTAAGAAAAAGAGAAGCTGCCTTAAAGAGAATACTACAAAAAAGAGATGAAAGAGAAATAGCAATCATAACGTTAAGATTTTAAATGCTGATTTTCCTTAGTTTTTCACTTAGTTTCTggctttgcttttaaattggcGTAAATAAACTAACatcaaagcacacacacacaaagtcagtttattttgcaattttgtgtgtgttagtcGTAAAAAATCGATAAAATTGCAAACGGCAGACTGTTGTGAAGCGGGCCTGAActgcaaaatgaaatgtttccACTTGCTTCCgataaaatgcaaacaatttcAGTTATGCATGCCACACTCACCTCCTCTTGTAAGCTTTTGCTTCTCCTGCCACATACATTTGCGGAACATTCAGGCGCATTTATAATGTCAATTTGTGCAATTAGCCACAAAAATTTGACTGAAAGACTTGTATTTGCGATTACTATATATGCCGAAAAGTGCCACttaattttgatgaaattttttttaataaaattcaagcatattatttctttgtatATCTTGCAGAAAGTGTTATAATCTTGTGACCAACTGTGGAACACTTAAAAGACGATCAAGaatataacttttatataaaaactttttaaattttaaggatattttaattaaaaaaacagttACTTAAAGTTAACTTATATTATAacatagttaaaaattaaggaTATATAATTCTTGCCGTGCTCATGACacctttttctgttttctccAGCTACTTGAGCTCATTGGTAAATGAAGTCACAGAACATTCAGTTTAGgcaatttgtgtgtttgcttcCCACTTTGCTGCTTTGTCTGTGCAGGATGCCGTCTGTTATACACCCgtatgtgtatacatataattaaaactgTGCCAGCTTTATTGCAGTGTTTGCTCAAGTGTGTGCGGCATCGTTTTGTTTGctcataaacacacacacacacacctagaaatttaatttgcctGGATGTAGGCTACACTCATTGTTGGGCAGGAGCAGCACTCAAACCAATTGAGAGCGTGTCATCATCGCCGTGTAAAGGGTCCTCCTAAAGAACTGAACGCCTACAGCCCTCCAAAAAGCGCCACTTACTCgagtaaaagtaaaagcttGAATGCAAGAGCCGTAATATGTTCCATTGAATGCGCTTATTTAGCGGGAACATCTATTATATGTTTTCTACTTAAGTCGCGTCAGCTTCTGTGACCGCCAAGATTTCTGTAAATAAGGCAGTAATGATGAGCCCTGTATATGCACATAATTATTAGTGAATAGGTCCGCTGAGTAAAAGTGGAAAGCGACTCAGTTTGACTGGGTTTGTAGTGAGCCAATGAATGAATGAGTAAACTAGGTTGTACTGAATGCAAtggcttttatttaatttaatggaaAGGATTTCGATGTTTGTCATTAGgtgttttataaaaactgttaTACTAACTGTTATACTCATATAAAACTGTTATAACAGCATGGTTTGGCTCGGCAtaagaaaaaaactgttttataaaaactgttaTACTAACTGTTATACTCATATGAAACTGTTATAACAGCATGGTTTGGCTCGGCATAAGAAAAAACtgttattcaaaaattataactgttaTACTCAAAATTTTGTAATCCACAAATACtcgtgataaaaaaaaataaattgatatgcAAACTGTATTGCTGTCATAAATAGTCTATATACATCTATAAATAAGCCGTTGCAATCCGATATTTAGTAACTGCTTTACTTTGGTTTAGTTGGCGTTGCGTTGCTATGAAGATATACAGACATTAGAAACAATCGTTGGCGTGGCAGCAACATTGGCGTTGAACGGATAGCTAGCCACTTTAGTTTACGACTCAGCAGCCGAATACGTAAGGGATAACGGAACAGGCATAAGCCGATAGCAAAACAAAGGTCGAAATAACAAGACGGCACAAAGAAAAGTGCacaaaataaaaggcaatCTCGCAATTGTTCCCGATTGGAAGCTGCGGCAAAAACAGATAAAAAAGCGTACTCTGATATGCATATGGGCGTAAAATACTGTTAGCAAGTCAATGCCAGATATGgtatacagatacatatataggaGGAATATTTACTTGCCTGCGTTCTACATGAGTCACATGCCATAGATAAGGTCGCTATCTCAAAGATACTTTAAGAAAACTGTTCTCAAACATATTTAGGAGCATTTTGAGAAAAGACTAGCATAATCAGATTTGCCAAAGGGAATTTTACCgtacaaacaaatttgtttttgggaTTAAAAgcaaactgttatacaaagCAGTCGAAATGAGGGAATAATAGCGGAACCGAAAACCGAGACAAGCCGTTTCATTTTAAGTCCGGAACCTTAAtccaaataaattcttttccAAGAAATgaaaaccgaaacgtttgtactgCTAcgttttctttacatttttccaataataatttgttattttctgcatgttattacaaaattaaaaccattttgacaaagttgctaggtcaaaggtctgaccaacttcaaacatatattctttttaaaaactgaaCTGATATTCAAGCGgagtgtcattttgatcatgggttggcctctaaaattattcaacattcaaatttatgcaaaggGTTTCTCTCTCGTATTTTCGAAAACTCaagattttaaatagtttaatatttctttcGGTTTGATTTCTGCTCTAAATATATTAGCCATAACTTCAAAACAATTGCTATATagtgtatattaaataaaacatcaaTTGATTATGTTGCCCATAACTGGTATACAAATttccatttgaaaaataagtgGTAACAGTCACATTCAATATGTTATATGCTAATGGTTCCCCATACCAAAACCTCTATTAATCATGTTGCGAAACACAGAAATGAAGCAAAAGTTGAAATTCTGTATGGCAATTGGCAAATTAAAAGCTTTGTTCTACTAAACATTTTGAGCATGTGGCAGAACACAGGAATAATACGCAAAATAGAAGGCAGTTTTGGAAACAGACCAAAACTGTAAGCACTGAAAATAGTTTCAATGGTTTCAGCAATTAATAGGTCTGTTTAATATTGCTGATGTTGCCGTATCTGTAAGTAGTATAGCaactgttgtttttattattgcgcTTGTTTcgatttttcgatttgttttatGGGCTGGCCGCATTTCGAAACGCAAGCAAATGAAATCAGTTGAGACCTTAAAGTCGTTACATGACGGATTGCACAGGAAGACCTTTAAACATTAAGCCCTTGGATGACACCCCTAGGGACTTGGAAAAAAACAGCGAAGCCAGCagcattaaaattcaattagaaaaGCGTCTTGACCAACacaatgaacaaaatttgctGAGCTTTACTCATGATTCTGCAACCCACACTTGTGCAATGTCCAAGAATTGTCCCCAAACACGAGACATGACGTGTtttattttcgcattttctttttttttttagcttttagctttttaattaCGCAAAAATCTTAAACAGAAAACGGGGCAAACCTGTGGATAAGCGCGTCGGCGATACCCTCTAAGTTGACCTTTGGGTTAGGCCAACTGACCACACCCAGTAGACTATCAAGACAGGACGCCTTAAAAGCTTCTCAACCGAAACTAAATGATAGCATTTTCTACCGCAGATTGAAAATACTAAACTCAGATAACCCCAAAAGTGGGTCACGTTTAACAGTTTAAAGCCTGCTTGTGATTAGGAAATAATTGTAAAGTTTCATAGCTTGTGAATCGCTTAGAATTCTTACTAAATGTTGATTAAATCATTAGAATTGATGAACAAAAAACAGATTAGAGATTGTTGCAAccaaagaaaatgttttttcatcACGACAAATGTTTTCAATCTATCTATATTAatgtataaacatatataattcTTTGAAACcactgataactgataatcagtagtataaaataaaagtatggaaaaaaataaaactaagaatACTATATGCCAGCTAAATTGTAATCTTTTTGGTTACTTGTGCAGTTTGTTATATAAATTACAGATAATGTACAATAGTTATGGGTTTATTGGGCAATAATAATCTTGATAAAACTCGACATACGATATGCCTAACCTATCCTACATAAGTAAAATACAAAGCACTAGCACTTCTCTAAGTCAAGAGCCAACACACgcgtttaaaattaaatgtagtaagtataaaatatatatagcggATTTCATGTAGAAcccatcattatcattattattacacGGCATCCGgttagaaatgttttttttttaaaggctaatttgcatgcaaaaggcaacaacaaaggcatcAAAGTTAATGGTCAAACAAGAATTT includes the following:
- the LOC117779502 gene encoding LOW QUALITY PROTEIN: uncharacterized protein LOC117779502 (The sequence of the model RefSeq protein was modified relative to this genomic sequence to represent the inferred CDS: substituted 2 bases at 2 genomic stop codons), which produces MDWIISDELGLTVGHVVGWAAASAMVIGGVIPYVPQYVEIKKTQDAEGFSLYVCLALLVANSLRILFWFSSRYELPLLVQSVVMNVTMFLMIHLCVKVKRMNANTREHTLRGDDVQLPKVLTDTDIAASVSTDAGVLKRARSRHYLNDLDFKYFWNWTDFQSYLDMMLVVWAVGAAITYLMLPVHWFMESMGFVAVFTEAMLGAPQFLRNFKNKSTYGMSIHMVIMWTLGDMFKTGYFIARNAPSQFWICGTLQVSLDIAILLQVWIYRNNTKPRDLRRGDXQFAPEEQQQQQQQNQQEQQHELEHDLHTSHSEERQLSQPITLSSSGDDHLLTARADNEHFKVLDFGQCHDNRAFQYHHHNNNNNKLLPRPGGSGKSQSQLDSNPTAAVAIALDALEVVIVHKPNNPMLSNGTKGPRASRICCCHRRKRHNATQTSVERCCCMSSCHCDHVTTTHHHHCHHHCHHHHYETKRRHHHQESHSKHGPLPVHHKNKKHQHHNKPLQPSKSSVDTNTSEEHRPQLHSAAIAIEIDAATVTENNSSTATSNFPYKVASEGGGAPMNLIPLCELHRQRRRGSLNSNTTIETDELSRDDDDDEDDDNNDVRLCIQPEDEEQLTPAIGSSSSSTARAFAGAAPARNECVRIKRKRFVPNAMLDYCSSCSRCSSCSCDQARTSSCSSLDEDRAHALTVSADCHRCLTNEQSSLKSFCSCHTNACCCGRCSNDDGDADEEEYAGDEDDDDDDDETTGQRESFCTAADHTIVSTPTQEEMHSSTLTPLSTQEHTMRSEIADDHDGDGITDADASSLSQSAEYFSLSSTVGGAATTAKEEQPHCSSSSSSNHNKHWSKHIRLKRSSSPLDSHLXRSASLVAWPAIDVNALLQQTIRKSAVLQDTPVKRRMPLTPILPRPPAAPTGSNDSSTATLTLTPSVITVAKQPQLTLTTVTSHNGVTNTTKFSPVLGDPLQRRSTEIIL